agcctgcttgggattctctctctccttctctttctgcccctcccccgccccctgccccaataaatgaataaacttaaagtgACACATCTGACCTGGGTCAGGTGGCCTTCATGCCTTCTCACCTGGTTAACTCCaaatagcctcctaactggtcttctGGCCTTTGACACTTCCGTGACCCTCTAGCCCGGGGCTTACAAACAGGTGGCCAAAGACAGGAATTGTTCTTGTTTTCTGGCCTGCATGGCCTTGGCCACCTGTAAAATTCAGGAGATGTCACATACAAGTGACGATTCCCTGCAGGCCATAGGTGGCTGCCCTATTCAGCTGGGGCCTTTGCTCCAGGTCTCTGAAACCGGCATCCCTCCCAGGGTGGCCCTGACAAGAGACTGTCACTTGCCCCATACAGTCATGACTGCGGTGTTTCTCACACCTGGACCTCTTCATTTACTGACGTTTCCTGCCTAGAACCTACTGGCGTGGGAGTTTTCAACACTCCTCTGCTTACGTATCTTTCTAAAATTTGGACCTGTGGTGCCACTTCTCAGCTTAAAATTCTTTAGTGCCCGCCCTCCCCACGTCTTGGTCAGTGGATGAAGCCCCAGTATCTTAGCTCAGCTGGATTCTTTTTAATCTGCCTCTTTGTCCCCTCTCAGTATTCTCCACCCTTCCATCTACCCTTGCTTCCCAAGCCTTATTCCTACCCCAGCCGTACTGAATTCCAGCCATGGGAATGATTCACATGCATTCTGTGCATTCAAAGAGGCTGTTCCTGCTGCCCAAATGCCCTTCCCTCTCAGCTCTACATGCTTTTGAAGACTCGGCTCCCGCGTCTTTCCCTTAAGCAACTCCTCGCTCCACATCCCAAACCGAAGACACCCCTCCATCATCGCATACGTTACCCTTGCAATGGAATCATTGGCGTGTCTCTTTCTCCTGTGACGATACACCATCAAATCTTGCTGCCACCCAGCATGTGAGTTTTGACTTTGGAACTCTAATGCATCCTCTTGGTGCAGCAGAGGGAGCTTGGCCATGGGAGGCAGGCTGGTTGCTCCCTCAGCTTTGCCATTTATCAACTTTGGCCAACTTCCTCAACCCCTCTGATTCTCAGTTATCGCCATCTATACGTGGAGATAATAATTCCTACCTTGTGACATTGCTATGAGGATTAGAAATATGTTGTAtaaaatgcctagcacagaggCTGATCCCTAGCAGGCACTCAATCCCTGCCAATTCATGCCCCCAGTAAATGAATCGGGACAAACACAGCAGACTTAAGAAACAGCCCATCTAAAGTGCGCctgggtaggggtgcctgggtggctcaatgggttaagcatccggcttccgctcaggtcatgatcttgcggttcacgaattccagccctacgttgggctctgtgctgacagctcagagcctggagctgcttcagattctgtctctctctctctctctctctctctctcaaaactaaataatcatgaagaaaaaaatgtaaagtgtaCCTGGGTGGGATAAAGTAAAAGCAGAAGGGGCGAAGGAAAGAGTATATATACACGGTGTGCAGGCAATTAGAACAGTGCTGGGGGCACTCTCAGTTTGACTTTTGCCCTCCTAAAGCCCCGGACAGCGTTCAGTGAAGGACTTAATTATCAGCTGGCAGAAGTCTGCAAATGTTAGCTCTGTATCTAGAATAATGGGGATGCCAGAAGAGTATCCTAGCTAATTACTGTTTACCGTCAAATGTCATACAACTGGCTTCTTAAGTCTGTATGTGAGGTTtgctctggttttgttttcccaTGTGTGAACGTCGGTGGGTGCACAAGCATGTCTCCAGACCTACCCCGTGGGAACCCTGCCGAAGGGAGCTCAGCAGAGGGTCAAGGTGGTCGGCTCCACGCGGGTTAGGGCACCGTAGCATCCTGCTCATAGCCGGTCCTTTCTCTCCAAACTGCGAGCTCCTGGAGGCCTGAGCCTGTGTCCTTCATGTCTGTTTTCCCTGCACATAGCATAATACTGCTCCACAGCAGGCgatcgataaatatttgttaagtagaTAAATGGGTCCGTTGGGCGTTGACTCTCTCTCAGTTTTCTATATTTGCCGTTCTTTGCCTCCGCCTCTTCTAGATATTTGCTCTGGTGTTACCTTCTTTCTTAGGCTTTCCTGACCCCACCTCCATTTATAGCTGAAAAACTCACCCCCACATCAGCATACCCTCTGGCTCtcctgatttgcatttccccataGTTCTTGTTCCCACCTCTATTTGATATATTGCCTGACTCTGAGAGAGGGACGGCATAGTATCTCACAGTAGCTCCCCACTGTATCCCCAGTACGGCACGCACGGCCTGCCTTAGACGAGGTGCTccaaaatatttgctgagtgaactCTGTGACAAGCTACGGTGCTTAGGTATGTGCCTTTGCATCAACCTACAAATGTAAGCGACATATTCTGGGCCCCCTAACGTGGTAATAGATCGGCTACCCACACACAATAGGCTAATCGCTTTTTGCTGCTGAGAATTCATTTGTCCCGACTTCCACTCCGTATCCTAACTAGTCTCTAGGATTTCAGAAAGGGGGAGTTTCAAGAGTCTTAGAGGCCCCCCAGTGATTTAGGGAAAGTGACTTGTACTTTTCCTGGTCTCTGCAGAACAGGACAATCATGGTGGCATTAGAAGGGTAGAAAACAAAAACGATCACGCTAAGTCACTATTTGCACTTGCAAGTAGTAAAATATGGAATTGCAGATTTCACCTGTTTGTAGACAGGACAAACAGTAACGGATGGCTCTGACCATCCgcaaaaactgtttttctttcaaatgttatCTAAGAAGTCCCAGTGTAAGGAaggagcatgggggagggggagggctggcGGGGAAGGGGGCCCTCAGCCTCCCGGGCTGTTAAAATGGGTGGACTGAAGACAATCTCCTGGCGCCATCAAGCTCTAAAAGTCAGTGGAGGTAAAGCTATGGAACTTCTCGTGCCCATCTACTcttatatttcatgtttattattacAACTGACTTAACGTACCAAGAACAATTGTTATAAATCGACATTTAGACCTGCGAACTTTACTTTcagagtttagtttttttttctaattaagtgGAAATTGTTTTCCTATGacgaatatttaaaaatgtaagagtaTCTAAGGACACTTATAAACTTAAAGGACCATTGTAATGACTACATTTAACTTTGATTCCTGAAGAGACTAATTATCCAGTTGGTGGACACGGAAGCCCCCTGGAGCTCTCTTCCCGTTTTTGAACacaggcaaaggacttgaaaagcTCAAATTCCAGTCTGTGAGTTGTTTATAAGCTCCAAGGACATTATAAGCAGAGGCTAAATGAGTTTTTGGCACGGTTTGGAAGTTCCTATTTTGGGTACCTTCCACCTCCACCAGCTTTAAGCTGAGAATTACCAGCACTGTGCATAGTCCGTTAATTGCAATTCAGATCATTTCACAAGTGTTAATATTTCATCTTGATAACGACTGCGTGGTAAAACACATGCTCCTTAAAAGCTATGgagaagaaactttaaaaatgaaatttattaatcAGTTAAATCACATTAGCCTATGGGGGAGTGTTCGCAGTGTCCCAATTTTAAATGAACATTGGGGCAGCGTTACTGTGCCAGCCAAACACCAAACAGTGGGGGTAACTGACCTCCTCCGAGATCGTGGACCACTGGCCAGTCACTGTGCAGATCTTCTGGGGTTTAAGATGTTCCTTCCATCACAAATCCAAATTCTGGCACCCCTATCCAAAACCGCAAGAACATAGCACACCTTTTATTTcgcaaagaggaaaatgaagcttCTAAAATACACCAGAATAACAGAATTGTCTTCGGGAGGGATAGTCTCGTTTTCTTTTTCtcgttttttatttttcatgagcCTTGATAATTAACCTGTGAGTTTCAGCACGATCAGGAGTATTTGTACGGGATGAGGAGTAGAATCGTGCATGATCTAGCTGGGTCTCATCCTCATTGTTGGCTGCTGGGACGTCATAACTGGATGACCAGGTCCTGAGTTGGACGGAATTAATTTTGCAGAGGTCTGTGTGTTTGGGTAGGTAGAGCCGACTCAGAAACGCCATTCTGAGGCTTATTTAACTTCTCAGGCTCTGAGCACCGGGCGAACAGCTGCCCCGGGGaggctggcagcatggagtggAGGCTCCCGCTCCCGAAGCCAGCCCTGCACCCGGGCTTGGGGAAGAGACAATAGAGATGCTCTGTCCTCGCCCTTCCTCAATTTAAAACCCAGGGCGCCAGGCAGGGCTTGGAAAAATTAAACCAAACACTAAGCGGAAGAAAGCCCCCCGCGTCCGATAACTGCCGATTCGTGTGGTACAAACCGACACGGAAATGAGATTGAAGGAGTTTCGAGCAAATAGCTGGGGAGACAGATACGAAGGCAGATCTAAGATGGAAGAAAAGGTGGAGGGCTCGACTGAACAGGCCAGGTCGAGGCCTGCGAGCCTGTGCGCGCACACGGCCTCCGGGCTGGGAAGGCCAAGAGCGGGACGAGTACCGCCGGCAGAGGACTAGAAAAGCCAGCGGAGGCTGCAGAGGATCGGTTTAACCGAAAGGCGgtttcctcttcctccatttgCTCGGCCCCAATTGGAAGCGCACTGCGCGGCCTGCGCCGCGCTCTCGGCGGGTTCggcgtgggggcggggaggcaggcacgggcggggcggggcggggcgcgggcaCGCTCCGGCTCTCCTCCTGCGCGGCGCTCCCGGCGGCGCAGGGGGCGGGGCGCCTATATTACGTGCGCGGCGCCGCCCCTGCGAGAGGACGTTGCGTGCTCGCTCGCGCCAGGCGAGTCTCCGCGTCTCCCTCGCGAACTCGGTGAAAGGAATTGGCGCCGTTCGACACCAGGCGGGTCCGCTCTGCAGCACGAACCCACCtccagccgcagccgcagccgccgccCGGGCCGAGGAGCAGCCGCAGCAGCCGCCACCAGTGGCCGAGTGAGCGGAGCCGAGTTTGAGCCAGCGCCTAGCGGTGAATCGGGGCCCTCACCATGAGTTCCTCGCCTGTTAATGTAAAAAAGCTGAAGGTCTCGGAGCTGAAAGAGGAGCTCAAGAAGCGGCGCCTTTCCGACAAGGGTCTCAAGGCCGAGCTCATGGAGCGACTCCAGGCCGCGCTGGACGACGAGGAGGCCGGCGGCCGCCCCGCCATGGAGCCCGGGAACGGCAGCCTAGACCTGGGCGGGGATTCCGCCGGGCGCTCGGGAGCAGGCCTCGAGCAGGAGGCCGCGGCCGGCggcgacgaggaggaggaggaggaggaagaggaggaggaagggatcGCCGCGCTGGATGGCGACCAGATGGAGCTAGGGGAGGAGAACGGGGCCGCGGGGGCGGCCGACTCGGGCccgatggaggaggaggaggccgccTCGGAAGACGAGAACGGCGACGATCAGGGCTTCCAGGAAGGGGAAGATGAGCTCGGCGACGAGGAGGAAGGCGCGGGCGACGAGAACGGGCACGGGGAGCAGCAGCCTCAACCGCCGGCGACGCCGCAGCAACAGCCCCCACAGCAGCGCGGGGCCGCCAAGGAGGCCGCGGGGAAGAGCAGCGGCCCCACCTCGCTGTTCGCGGTGACGGTGGCGCCGCCCGGGGCGAGGCAGGGCCAGCAGCAGGCGGGAGGTAAGAAGAAGGCGGaaggcggcggaggcggcggtcGCCCCGGGGCTCCGGCGGCGGGTGAGTGCTGCGTTGTACGTTGCGCGCGGCGGGAGGCCCGCGCGGGGTGGGGACCGTGCCCCAGGCCTGCCGGAGCCCCGCCGGGGGGAGGGAGCCCCGGGCGGGGGCCGCCGCGGGGgtagcggggagggggggagggggcgcggggaaTCCCGCCCGGCCGCGAGGCCTCGGGCTCGGGGCGTGCGACGGTGGCGGCGGCGCCTCCATTATGTGGCTGgcgagccgggggtggggggtggggggggaggaagcTGCAGCTGCCGCTGGCGGGGGGAGGAGCGGCGGGCGGGAGCCCCGTCGGCCCGCGGTGGCGCCGCCGCGCTGCGTGCGCGCGGTGCGGGCACATgtctcggggggaggggagaggcccgAGGGCCCGGGGCGGGCGCGCTTTGGCGGCGCTGGGCCGCGGTATTGTGCAAGGAGCGCAGGGTCTCGGCGTGACGTCACTTCCGGCGGGAGGGGCCGGGCGGGGAGAGCGGGGCGGAAGATCAGTACAATGCGGCCGCGGGGAACGCGGgcccgggtgggggaggggaggggaggggaggggagggcgcgCGGGCCgggccggcccctccccccttcctgaACTCTCTTTGGGATACACGTGGGCTCGGGGCCTGTGCCGCGCTAGCCTGCAGGAGCTTTCTCGAATCTTCGCATAGAGTGGCAAAATTAGCGATGGTTTTGGACTGCGTCACTAACTGCAGCCCGGTTCCGAGCTGATTGTTCTTTGGGTTCGCGTTGGGTTCGTCGATTGAAATCCCTCCCGGAAAAGAACGGGAAAGTCGAGTTTTTTGCGTCTTTGAACAGGAAGGGGGTTTTTCTTTTCCGCCGTGTCGCGGCTTGGCCCCTTACGCGGGGGTGTTGTGTGTTATAGGAGACGgcaaaacagagcagaaaggcGGAGATAAAAAGAGAGGTGTGAAAAGACCTCGAGAAGATCATGGCCGTGGATATTTTGAGTACATTGAAGAGAACAAGTATAGCAGGTAGAGGATGCCCATCTAGTTCTACTCGTCACCCGTTCGGTCTTGGGTAGGACAAGCTGAATCAGGAGACGATTCTGTCTTTCAGAGCCAAATCTCCCCAGCCACCTGTTGAAGAGGAAGATGAGCACTTCGATGACACAGTGGTTTGTCTTGATACTTGTAAGTGAAGCGGTTTCTCCCGTCTACTCCCCTAGTTTCTCAGTGTGGCGGTTTGGGTCCGAGAGTGTTAGAAAACAACGCAGTGCACTGAACGTAAACGCGTAAAACTTAGCCTAAACCGTTTCTGTTAAAAGGAAGGTGGTGATGGCTTGTATTCAGATTTCGGTAGCTAAATGTTTAGTACAGCATCGGTTGTGTCGTATTGATAATTTTCCAGGCTTCGGCAATTtggttatatttttttatatgactCGAAAGTTTTCATTTGTAGGAATGTAAAATTAatgccagttttttttaattttagttagctAATGGAAACTTGTAAGACTATCTGTAACTTATCCTTGCAGGCTCCTACAATAATTTCCCTTTTTGGGGTAGAATTCTAGCAAGGGAGCTCTTTGGGCTAGTGAAATATGTAATGAATGGCTTTTCCCATTAGCACGCAAGTGTATTCCCTATTCTAAAAGATTGTAATATTACTTTTTCAATAACTGCTCTTTTGTTCTCAATTCCAGTTCAGTAGCTGCTGCTTTAACATAAGTTGATTTCTTCCAAAGACCTGGGGCAGCAGCAGTGGGCTATCACGGGGCTACTAGCTTTCTTCAGCAGCGAATGGTGTCAATGGCAGCGCTGTAAACACTGCTCCTTTACCCAAGTTGGGTTGCAATTGAGTGTGAGGAGGATTGCAGACCTCTAGATGGGCCTTGGCTGTCACGtgtgtgactttattttttaacaacaaCGTTGTGTTGGTTTAACATTCGATCAGAATGCACAATTCTTTCACttggatagaaagaacaaaaggtagaaacaattgCTTGAAAAGCGGTAAGGTGTGAACCTGCCCTGTAGATCCAGGCAGTTAAAGTGTAGATTCCCGTGTTTTCCAATAcgaatttaattttaatcaggTTTGTGAGGATGTAAACATTGACCCTGGATTTCTTACTAAATGTCCTTTACAGGTAGTTGAGCTAAGGGagtcttttaaaagagaaaacacacacgGAAAAGTAGTTTCTTTGAAAGTTTTAAATACAGTTCGGTTGCTTAAATACAAACTGGGCGGGCATGGGTAGGACAGTGAAGCAGTGATTCAAGAAGTAACGCTACTATCAGAGTAGGCTTTTAATTCATTACTGAGGAATATCAGCTCCTTCATTTGCTACTTACATTGGGTACAAGCACAGTTTGAGCCAAAAATACTATCAGCGATCAGGAATCTTTTGAGAGCAAAGCTTATTTAAGGAGAATTCCAAACTAGGTTTAATTTCCTTTCATCAATAAAAACTGTtgaagaaaacagtttttaaCTTTAGCTCTCATGGGGGGAACTCCAAGAAGGTGCATACGAAATGAGCCAGTGACCCAAAGGTAGCTAAGTTAAAGACCTTTTGGATTTGAGTAATCCGGGAAGTGGATAATCCCCCATTGTTATTGACGAACCGGCAAGCCTGGGGAAAAGGGACCTTAAAATGCTGTAATATGAACAGTGTTAGACAACCAGGCTTGCACTTTGTAGGGTTGAGGCTGCCTTCACAAGTTCTGGAAAGAATTTAGGATCTAGAGCCCCTGGtgttttaaaatgacaaagtGCAGGATCAACGGCTCATattcctgtattttaaaatatcatggcCTACCTTCAGTTTTATTGTGGCACGGGTAAATTCTCCCTGGTTCTGGCATACTTCACTTTGATTTCCTGCTATCCTCTACTGCTTGCCTCTAAATCAAGGTAAAGAGCAGAGCAGGTATGTATCCATGTCCCATTGTCttgattattttatatacttaaaatacacGTTAAACCTGGCTGTTTTAGTTTTGGAGGCTGTTTACGCTTTAGTTGGTAATTTGGTGAGAGTGActtggtgtgggggtggggcttaaACGGAAGGTCAGAACAGCAGCATGGTTTGTAGAAGCAGTGTCCGTGAAGCATTAGGAAATACGCAAGAATGTAATCACCAGGTTTGCCTACGTAGCAGCTGTATTCATGttggatgtcaaaagaaataatatggtatttgatATAATTACAGATAATTGtgatctacattttaaaatatcaagagaCCGCCTCAGTGCTTCTTCCCTTACTATGgagagttttgcttttctttgggcTGGAGGAAGGGCATCTTATGGTGTGTCCAAAGGCAAAGTCTGTTTTGAGATGAAGGTAAATGTAGTTTTGTgactttggttttttgtttttttttttaaacaagtgaatTTCCAGTTGCCGGACCCTATTCAGTGTCAGTGGGGCTTCTTTCTTTGGAAGTTTCTGTGGACTGGAAGAGGGGCTTGGAAGACCTTTGTTTTATAACCGTTAACCATATTTGTTACAATCAGAATTTGTTATTGAGCCAGTCTGTTTTTCTTTAGGGTGCTCCTTTTTTATCAGGCACTTGAAAGGCCCACCAAGGGTTTAAAAATAACTGTTGGGTTTCTCGTTTTGTCCCAGAGCAAAGCATGTTGAGCGTATACTTTCATCGGGTTTCGAGTCAGggatatgtaatttttaaacattatctgTTCTTTTAAATGTGATCCAACCAAGTACTTAACTTCAACCTTTTCAATTCCAACTTATAAGTTCTGTCAATTTGTAAAGTTCTtacgggggaggggggagatgaCAGGGTAGAATGAGTGTCTTTGTATTAGTAGCCAGAGAAGAATTAGCCCATGGCCCAGATGAAATGAAGCTAGAGTTCAAGGGTTTATCTTCGTAGTAATCACTTATGATTTGACTTTCAGGTTACAGAGAAGATCCCAGTAAGGCATTTATATACAAAAGATATTGACATACATGAAGTTCGGATTGGCTGGTCACTAACCACAAGTGGAATGTTGCTTGGTAAAGTTTCCATTAAGAGTACTGTCCTCATGAGTGTTCAGGGTCTGATTTCAGTAGTGAGACTAGAAGTATTCTAAttctgtcttgtttgtttttaatcgattttattagtattttagaGACGAATGCTATTAGCATGTATAGTAGGATGGTTACTTGTTTTATGACTGGTGGTTAGGAAAAGCATTATCCTGTGGTCTGCAGTTTTTCAAATAGTTATATAAGCCTTGTAGCTCTCATTACTTGTCTATGTTTTAGATACAGCATGAGTGGAAGAATGTTAGGTTAGGTACTCATTTATATTGTTGTCCTCTATCCTGAATGTTAAAATATGTGGGTCATGGGACTGTTTTGAACAATCGATTTCACGAAAGTTCATTATTTTCTTAGGTGAAGAAGAATTCTCTTATGGGTATTCTCTTAAAGGAATAAAAACCTGCAACTGTGAGACTGAAGATTATGGAGAGAAATTTGATGAAAATGATGTGATAACATGTTTTGCTGTAAGTCAACTAAGTTTCTATATATAAGTGAGCAATTACTagctggggattttttttaaaaaaggtttatcaACATTGGCCTTCATTACTAACCCATTTTGACTAAAAACTACTTAACATGAACTGGACCTGAAAAATCTAGTGTACTTTACTGAAGGCAGTATTGTTTCTGCTTCTAGATGTGTGTGTCTCATTGTTTATAACTATTCTAAAGCTCCTAACGTTTAACCTAAATCTGTTTTCCAGAGGGTAAGCTTCACTCAACTTgaattttgagggttttttaaaGCAAGTTTAAAGGAAGCAggttaaaatcttaatttttttcccgaTTTAACAGAACTTTGAAAGCGATGAAGTAGAACTCTCCTATGCAAAGAACGGGCAAGATCTTGGCATTGCCttcaaaatcagtaaggaaattcTTGCTGGAAGGCCACTCTTCCCGCATGTTCTCTGCCACAACTGTGCAGTTGAATTTAATTTTGGTCAGAAGGAAAAGCCATATTTTCCAATACCAGAAGATTATACTTTTATCCAGAATGTCCCCTTAGAGGATCGAGTTAGAGGACCAAAGGGGCCTGAAGAGAAGAAAGATTGTGAAgtaagtggatttttttaaaagcatttgaagGTTACTTTTGTTTGGCAAGAATGACATTCAGAAGATCTGGATGATTGTTCTGTTTCACGTGCTTTGTGGCACGGCTGTTGGCATCAGCTGTAGCTGTGTTTTTTGATGTAGAATATTAAGTTTTCCAGAAATTCCCTtgttttagggcaatgaaaattTACAAATTGAAACTGGGTTTTTGTGCACTTCACAAAATAACTTCAGGAATTTTTAGATGGCTCTACtaagtgaaacattttttttccatggtAGGTTGTTATGATGATTGGCTTGCCTGGAGCTGGGAAAACCACCTGGGTTACTAAACATGCGGCAGAAAATCCTGGTAAATACAACATTCTCGGAACAAACACCATAATGGATAAAATGATGGTAAGAAAAATACTGAGGGTGTGATCTCAGCACTTTAAAAAAACCAGAAGGCGTTAAAACTTTTTTGCCTgttgtctttatccattttgcGTTGGTGTTTTAGAGATAGGAGCTTGGGCAAAGTTCCATTGGTTACTTAAACTATAGAAGGATGTAAACTACTTCTGTCTGGAAGGTAAAGTGCCTTCCAGGGGCGACGCTTTATTTTTTCTAGGAAATTTTGAACTATCGACATTTAGTAGCTGAACTTAGGAGAGCAGAGGATCTTGCTTATGTGATAAAATGACCTTTTTTGTAGTGATGATAAGGAAAGGCGGTATTTAAACTTTGCAATGTCTGGTTTCCATGTAGATTTaagctgatattaaaaaaattgagctTTATTCACAAGTTCAAAGGAACTGTTGAACTTTTAAAACAGGTGGCAGGTTTTAAGAAACAGATGGCTGATACTGGAAAACTGAACACGCTGTTGCAGAGGGCTCCACAGTGTCTCGGAAAGTTTATTGAGATCGCTGCCCGTAAGAAGCGAAATTTCATTCTGGATCAGGTGAGCTGCAGCCTTGAGGTTATTAACAAAAGGAACTGATGATTGGGTTTGGCGTGGAGCTAACATTTGGGTTTATGAACTTTGTTTTAAAGACCAACGTGTCTGCTGCTGCCCAGAGGAGAAAAATGTGCCTGTTTGCAGGCTTCCAGCGAAAAGCTGTCGTAGTTTGCCCAAAAGATGAAGACTATAAgcaaagaacacagaagaaagctgaagtagAGGGAAAAGACCTACCAGAACACGCTGTCCTCAAaatgaaaggtatgaatttaatTCTATTAACGTTAAAGCTGCCGAGATCTGTACCTGCAAACTCGCGTGAACGTTTGCCGGTGATGCCGGTTCCTGAGTTACCTTCGCTCTTTGTtaagggagtgtgtgtgtggggtttatttctctctttaggGAAACGCTCATACACCGAGCAGATGGCATATAGCGTGGTTTGAAAGGATGAAAGCAGGCTTTAGGACTGTGGTCTGGGGCTAATCTGACCCTATTCCTTGTAGGAAACTTCACGCTGCCGGAGGTGGCCGAGTGCTTTGATGAAATCACCTATGTTGAGCTGCAGAAGGAGGAAGCCCAAAAACTTCTGGAGCAGTATAAGGAAGAGAGCAAAAAGGCGCTGCCGCcggaaaagaaacagaacaccGGCTCCAAGAAGAGCAATAAAAATAAGAGTGGCAAGAACCAGTTCAACAGAGGCGGCGGCCACAGAGGACGTGGCGGGTTCAACATGCGCGGCGGGAGTTTCAGAGGAGGAGGCGAGTTTGCTTTTGAGTTTCACCTGGTTGGAGGTTGGAACGAGCGATGACCATCTTCTAAGTTTGGGGGCCGGGTGGTGGTCAACTGAATTTAACGCAGGACAGTTGACCTCCCTGGACTCTTCCGCCCTAGTAACTAGCTTCAAATGCCGTGATGTGATCCTAAGCACGCCTTGTTAGGTGTTAAACgttgtgtctttttctttaaacgttattttgagagagtgtgtgtgatggaggcaggggcagggggggaaagagaatcctaaggaggctccgcgctgtcggcacagagcctgacccagggctcgatcccacagacctTGCGGTcagggcct
This genomic interval from Prionailurus viverrinus isolate Anna chromosome F1, UM_Priviv_1.0, whole genome shotgun sequence contains the following:
- the HNRNPU gene encoding heterogeneous nuclear ribonucleoprotein U isoform X1, yielding MSSSPVNVKKLKVSELKEELKKRRLSDKGLKAELMERLQAALDDEEAGGRPAMEPGNGSLDLGGDSAGRSGAGLEQEAAAGGDEEEEEEEEEEEGIAALDGDQMELGEENGAAGAADSGPMEEEEAASEDENGDDQGFQEGEDELGDEEEGAGDENGHGEQQPQPPATPQQQPPQQRGAAKEAAGKSSGPTSLFAVTVAPPGARQGQQQAGGKKKAEGGGGGGRPGAPAAGDGKTEQKGGDKKRGVKRPREDHGRGYFEYIEENKYSRAKSPQPPVEEEDEHFDDTVVCLDTYNCDLHFKISRDRLSASSLTMESFAFLWAGGRASYGVSKGKVCFEMKVTEKIPVRHLYTKDIDIHEVRIGWSLTTSGMLLGEEEFSYGYSLKGIKTCNCETEDYGEKFDENDVITCFANFESDEVELSYAKNGQDLGIAFKISKEILAGRPLFPHVLCHNCAVEFNFGQKEKPYFPIPEDYTFIQNVPLEDRVRGPKGPEEKKDCEVVMMIGLPGAGKTTWVTKHAAENPGKYNILGTNTIMDKMMVAGFKKQMADTGKLNTLLQRAPQCLGKFIEIAARKKRNFILDQTNVSAAAQRRKMCLFAGFQRKAVVVCPKDEDYKQRTQKKAEVEGKDLPEHAVLKMKGNFTLPEVAECFDEITYVELQKEEAQKLLEQYKEESKKALPPEKKQNTGSKKSNKNKSGKNQFNRGGGHRGRGGFNMRGGSFRGGAPGNRGGYNRRGNMPQRGGGGGGSGGIGYPYPRGPVFPSRGGYSNRGNYSRGGMPNRGNYNQNFRGRGNNRGYKNQSQGYNQWQQGQFWGQKPWSQHYHQGYY
- the HNRNPU gene encoding heterogeneous nuclear ribonucleoprotein U isoform X2 encodes the protein MSSSPVNVKKLKVSELKEELKKRRLSDKGLKAELMERLQAALDDEEAGGRPAMEPGNGSLDLGGDSAGRSGAGLEQEAAAGGDEEEEEEEEEEEGIAALDGDQMELGEENGAAGAADSGPMEEEEAASEDENGDDQGFQEGEDELGDEEEGAGDENGHGEQQPQPPATPQQQPPQQRGAAKEAAGKSSGPTSLFAVTVAPPGARQGQQQAGGDGKTEQKGGDKKRGVKRPREDHGRGYFEYIEENKYSRAKSPQPPVEEEDEHFDDTVVCLDTYNCDLHFKISRDRLSASSLTMESFAFLWAGGRASYGVSKGKVCFEMKVTEKIPVRHLYTKDIDIHEVRIGWSLTTSGMLLGEEEFSYGYSLKGIKTCNCETEDYGEKFDENDVITCFANFESDEVELSYAKNGQDLGIAFKISKEILAGRPLFPHVLCHNCAVEFNFGQKEKPYFPIPEDYTFIQNVPLEDRVRGPKGPEEKKDCEVVMMIGLPGAGKTTWVTKHAAENPGKYNILGTNTIMDKMMVAGFKKQMADTGKLNTLLQRAPQCLGKFIEIAARKKRNFILDQTNVSAAAQRRKMCLFAGFQRKAVVVCPKDEDYKQRTQKKAEVEGKDLPEHAVLKMKGNFTLPEVAECFDEITYVELQKEEAQKLLEQYKEESKKALPPEKKQNTGSKKSNKNKSGKNQFNRGGGHRGRGGFNMRGGSFRGGAPGNRGGYNRRGNMPQRGGGGGGSGGIGYPYPRGPVFPSRGGYSNRGNYSRGGMPNRGNYNQNFRGRGNNRGYKNQSQGYNQWQQGQFWGQKPWSQHYHQGYY